A single Chryseobacterium sp. DNA region contains:
- a CDS encoding resolvase, which yields MKVLHQFFISSIVVVFVGCNPQNKTSEIKKPEAGITKKTITFADFKKIKGVDNVQDVPFQLFTKLDSVQFFAAPSKDAAHLKMAYNKLDNYYGFEEFDDFYSIHYSINNNISNSIEAFVLKSEFTAAFELTLQGVDLYEIRSSTFKKSDDFKNKSFKKFGTITEISEQEFKANSKNRIGETLVKNPNIRLQDDNWVYIENDRKELITQHENISTESGPFANQYVGRSSFLNLEVFKENSDEVVDSFYSFYNIKNAVMFELGTEGYPQILPTKSWVTFISSNNDVGSNFLITKYLPQTKKQENLLYVNFTNFKIADDKKAFWTDNDTFYAEVYPLNSASANGKKQKTAFIKIQLKANLF from the coding sequence ATGAAAGTCTTACATCAATTCTTTATATCCTCTATCGTTGTTGTTTTTGTGGGATGTAATCCGCAAAATAAAACGTCAGAAATTAAGAAGCCAGAAGCCGGAATTACGAAGAAAACCATAACATTTGCCGATTTCAAAAAGATAAAAGGCGTAGACAATGTGCAGGATGTCCCCTTTCAGCTATTTACCAAGCTGGATTCTGTACAGTTTTTTGCAGCTCCAAGCAAAGATGCAGCTCACCTGAAAATGGCTTACAATAAACTCGATAATTATTATGGGTTTGAAGAGTTTGATGACTTCTACTCTATTCATTACAGCATTAATAATAATATTTCGAACAGCATTGAAGCTTTTGTTTTGAAATCAGAATTCACCGCAGCATTTGAGCTGACTTTACAAGGTGTTGATCTTTATGAGATCAGAAGCAGTACATTTAAAAAGTCTGACGATTTTAAGAACAAATCTTTTAAGAAATTTGGTACCATTACGGAGATTTCAGAACAAGAATTTAAAGCTAACTCCAAAAACCGAATCGGTGAAACACTGGTGAAGAACCCGAATATAAGACTGCAGGATGATAACTGGGTCTATATTGAAAATGACAGAAAAGAACTCATTACACAACATGAAAATATATCTACAGAGAGCGGACCGTTTGCTAATCAATATGTAGGAAGATCATCTTTCTTAAACCTGGAAGTCTTCAAAGAAAATTCTGACGAGGTCGTAGATTCTTTCTATTCTTTCTACAATATAAAAAATGCTGTCATGTTTGAACTTGGTACAGAAGGATATCCTCAAATTCTTCCTACCAAGAGCTGGGTTACATTCATCTCATCCAATAATGATGTGGGAAGTAATTTTCTTATCACTAAATATTTACCGCAAACCAAAAAACAGGAGAATCTTTTATACGTAAATTTTACCAACTTCAAAATAGCTGATGATAAAAAGGCATTTTGGACAGATAACGATACTTTTTATGCAGAAGTTTATCCACTTAATTCAGCTTCGGCTAATGGTAAAAAGCAGAAAACTGCTTTTATAAAAATTCAGCTGAAAGCTAATCTTTTTTAA
- the infC gene encoding translation initiation factor IF-3 — MINDKIRVRELRLVGDNVEPGIYPIDKARQIAAEQELDLVVISDKAEPFIARILEYKKFLYEQKKKQKELKAKQVKVVVKEIRFGPQTDDHDYEFKKKHAEKFLEEGSKLKTYVFFKGRSIIFKDQGEILLLKLAQELEHVGKVDQLPKLEGKRMIMMMSPKKPAK; from the coding sequence TTGATCAACGATAAAATTCGTGTGAGAGAGCTTCGTTTGGTGGGCGATAACGTAGAGCCGGGAATTTATCCAATTGACAAAGCAAGACAGATTGCTGCGGAACAAGAATTGGATTTAGTAGTAATTTCTGATAAGGCTGAACCTTTTATTGCAAGAATATTAGAATACAAAAAGTTTCTATATGAGCAAAAGAAAAAACAAAAGGAATTAAAAGCTAAGCAAGTAAAAGTAGTTGTGAAGGAAATCCGTTTTGGACCACAGACGGACGATCACGATTATGAATTTAAGAAAAAGCATGCTGAAAAATTTCTTGAAGAAGGTTCAAAATTGAAAACCTACGTATTTTTTAAAGGACGTTCGATTATCTTTAAGGATCAGGGAGAAATCTTACTTTTAAAACTGGCTCAGGAACTAGAGCACGTTGGTAAGGTAGATCAGCTTCCTAAACTTGAAGGAAAAAGGATGATTATGATGATGAGTCCTAAAAAACCAGCAAAATAA
- the thrS gene encoding threonine--tRNA ligase: MIKITLPDNSVKEFEGAVTPLDVAKSISEGLARNTISAIVNDKQVETTTPITTDSTVQLLTWNDDLGKKAFWHSSAHLLAQAILEFYPNAKLTIGPAIESGFYYDVDFGGESLSEKDFEKIEKKILENAKKGSTFSLYPVSKEEALKTYADNPYKVELISNLNDGEITFVTHDDFTDLCRGGHIPNTGIVKAVKILNAAGAYWRGNENNPQLTRVYGISFPKQKDLTEYLERLEEAKRRDHRKLGKELGIFAFSEKVGAGLPLWLPKGTALRRKLENFLSEAQKKGGYEFVMSPHIGAKELYVTSGHWDKYGADSFQPIKTPNEGEEFLLKPMNCPHHCEIYKTSQWSYRDLPKRYAEFGTVYRYEQSGELHGLTRVRGFTQDDAHLFCTPDQLSEEFEKVIDLTLYVFKSLGFEDFVTQVSLRDPENREKYIGSDENWEKAENAIINAAQKKGLKTVIEYGEAAFYGPKLDFMVKDALGRKWQLGTIQVDYNLPERFDLHYIGNDNEKHRPVMIHRAPFGSMERFIAILLENTAGDFPLWLSPDQFILLPISEKYVDYAKKVSQFLENHDISGQIDDRNEKTGKKIRDAELKKIPFMLVIGENEEKDGTISVRRRGEGDLGVMKMEDFVSYFKKEAAI, translated from the coding sequence ATGATAAAAATTACACTTCCAGACAATAGTGTCAAAGAATTCGAGGGAGCAGTGACTCCCCTAGATGTGGCAAAATCTATAAGCGAGGGATTGGCTAGAAATACCATTTCCGCAATTGTTAATGACAAACAAGTAGAAACGACCACACCTATAACCACGGATTCTACGGTACAGCTTTTGACCTGGAATGATGATCTTGGAAAGAAGGCTTTCTGGCACTCTTCTGCCCACCTTTTGGCGCAGGCAATCCTTGAGTTTTATCCGAATGCTAAGTTGACCATTGGTCCTGCGATTGAAAGCGGATTCTACTATGATGTAGATTTCGGGGGTGAAAGCTTATCTGAAAAAGATTTTGAGAAGATTGAAAAGAAGATCCTTGAAAATGCAAAGAAAGGTTCTACATTCTCTTTGTATCCTGTTTCTAAAGAAGAGGCTTTAAAAACATATGCGGACAATCCTTATAAAGTAGAATTGATCTCTAATCTTAATGATGGAGAGATTACTTTTGTAACTCATGATGACTTTACAGATCTATGCCGTGGCGGACATATTCCTAACACAGGTATTGTAAAAGCGGTTAAGATTTTAAATGCTGCCGGAGCTTACTGGAGAGGAAATGAAAACAATCCTCAGCTGACAAGGGTATATGGCATTTCTTTCCCTAAACAGAAAGATCTTACTGAATATCTTGAAAGACTGGAAGAAGCTAAAAGAAGAGACCACAGAAAATTAGGCAAAGAACTTGGGATTTTTGCATTCTCGGAAAAAGTAGGTGCCGGCTTACCGCTTTGGCTGCCCAAAGGGACTGCTTTAAGAAGAAAACTGGAAAACTTCCTTTCAGAAGCTCAGAAAAAAGGCGGTTACGAATTCGTCATGTCTCCTCACATCGGGGCAAAGGAATTATATGTAACTTCCGGACACTGGGATAAATATGGAGCAGACAGCTTCCAGCCGATCAAAACTCCGAATGAAGGAGAAGAATTTTTGCTGAAACCCATGAACTGTCCTCACCACTGTGAAATTTATAAGACATCACAATGGAGCTACAGAGATCTTCCTAAGAGATATGCGGAGTTCGGAACGGTTTACAGATATGAGCAAAGTGGAGAGCTTCACGGATTGACAAGAGTTCGTGGATTTACTCAGGATGATGCTCACCTTTTCTGTACTCCTGATCAGCTTTCTGAAGAATTTGAAAAGGTAATTGACCTGACTCTTTATGTTTTCAAATCTTTAGGTTTTGAAGATTTTGTAACTCAGGTATCTTTAAGAGACCCTGAAAACAGAGAAAAATATATCGGGTCTGATGAAAATTGGGAGAAAGCGGAAAATGCAATTATCAATGCAGCTCAGAAGAAAGGATTAAAAACGGTAATAGAATATGGTGAAGCTGCATTCTACGGTCCGAAGCTTGACTTCATGGTGAAAGATGCTTTAGGAAGAAAGTGGCAGTTAGGAACGATCCAGGTAGATTATAACCTGCCGGAAAGATTTGATCTTCACTATATAGGAAACGATAATGAAAAGCACAGACCGGTAATGATCCACAGAGCACCTTTCGGTTCTATGGAACGTTTTATCGCGATTTTATTAGAGAACACGGCAGGTGACTTCCCGTTATGGCTGAGCCCTGACCAGTTTATCCTATTACCGATTAGCGAAAAATACGTAGATTATGCAAAAAAAGTTTCACAATTTTTGGAAAATCACGATATTAGCGGTCAGATTGATGACAGAAACGAGAAAACAGGTAAAAAGATCCGTGATGCTGAATTGAAGAAGATTCCTTTCATGTTGGTGATTGGAGAAAATGAAGAAAAAGATGGTACGATTTCTGTAAGAAGACGTGGCGAAGGAGATCTTGGAGTCATGAAAATGGAAGATTTCGTTTCTTATTTCAAAAAGGAAGCAGCGATATAA
- a CDS encoding membrane dipeptidase: protein MMNIDLHCDLLYYLLGSKSRIDDKELGCSLPYLKEGNVKLQVMAIYAGTGQGSTDYGLQQSRLFLDLIKNENFFLFNNESYKTPENKDRVGVIASIENASAFCDEDESLESGFKKLETMIENTQKVLYIGITHHTENRFGGGNNATAGLKDDGKVLLDYIADKKIAVDLAHTSDRLAHDIFNYIDQKNYSIPILASHSNFRTVYKNNRNLPDELAKEVIIRKGLIGLNFIKDYIDINHPERLYDHIQYGLDLGGEDSMAYGADYFYWKDHPDTSRHPFFFPEHSNASVYPAVNKEIEERFSSELVEKISHRNALSFIENMYR, encoded by the coding sequence ATGATGAATATAGATTTACATTGTGACCTTTTATATTACCTTTTAGGTTCAAAATCAAGAATTGATGATAAAGAGCTGGGATGCTCGCTGCCCTATTTAAAGGAGGGAAATGTAAAGCTTCAGGTGATGGCTATCTATGCAGGAACAGGACAGGGAAGCACTGATTATGGATTACAGCAGAGCAGATTGTTTTTGGACCTGATCAAGAATGAAAATTTTTTCCTTTTCAATAATGAAAGCTATAAAACCCCTGAAAATAAAGACAGGGTAGGAGTCATTGCCTCTATAGAAAATGCTTCGGCCTTCTGCGATGAGGATGAAAGCCTTGAATCCGGTTTTAAAAAATTGGAAACCATGATTGAAAATACACAAAAAGTTCTGTACATCGGGATCACGCATCATACTGAAAACCGTTTCGGAGGAGGAAATAATGCTACAGCTGGCTTAAAAGATGACGGGAAGGTTTTACTGGATTATATTGCAGATAAAAAGATTGCGGTTGACCTGGCTCACACAAGTGACCGGCTGGCGCATGATATTTTCAATTATATAGATCAAAAGAATTATTCCATTCCTATTCTGGCAAGCCATTCCAATTTTAGAACCGTCTATAAAAACAACAGAAACCTCCCTGATGAACTGGCTAAAGAAGTAATTATAAGAAAAGGATTGATAGGGCTTAATTTTATCAAAGATTATATTGATATCAATCATCCTGAAAGATTATATGACCATATTCAGTATGGACTAGACCTGGGAGGCGAAGACAGTATGGCGTATGGAGCAGATTATTTTTACTGGAAGGATCATCCGGACACATCCCGCCATCCTTTTTTCTTTCCTGAACATTCAAACGCTTCTGTATATCCTGCAGTCAATAAAGAAATTGAAGAGCGGTTTTCATCTGAATTGGTAGAAAAGATCAGCCACAGAAATGCGCTGAGTTTTATAGAAAATATGTACAGATAA